The following are encoded together in the Cicer arietinum cultivar CDC Frontier isolate Library 1 chromosome 2, Cicar.CDCFrontier_v2.0, whole genome shotgun sequence genome:
- the LOC101493150 gene encoding receptor-like protein 35: MCNPVSGHVISLDLSCNNLKGVLHPNSTIFQLNNLQQLNLAFNDFSGSLMHAEIGNLVSLTHLNLSNTGISGNIPYTISYLSKLVSLDLSNNGYMSLKLDPFTWKKLIHNATNLRELHLEDVNMTSIRESSLLLLKNLSSSLVSLNLASTELQGNLSSDLFYLPNLKVLDLSYNYYLGGQLPKTNWTSPLRYLDLSSTTLSGEIPYSIGQLKYLTQLVLSYCNFDGLVPPSLWNLTKLKYLDLSYNNLEGEISNVFGPLPTSCIKNFQGMKNLNVTQTGLQYMMGNYKNYNESVVVIMKGFFMNLTRILTSFTTIDLSNNMFEGEIPEVIGELNSLIGLNLSNNGITGTIPKSLGNLINLEWLDLSRNHLTGEIPESLSNLTFLCFLNLSQNQLEGIIPTGKQFDTFGNVSYEGNAMLCGLPLSKSCKNDKYQLPQSTSNDEEETGFGFGWKSVAIGYGCGAVFGVLLGYNVFLTGKPRCLATFIENMFRIRLKRTHYRAGANHRGIN; this comes from the coding sequence ATGTGCAACCCTGTGTCAGGTCACGTGATCAGTCTAGATCTCAGCTGCAACAATCTGAAAGGTGTATTACATCCCAATAGCACTATTTTTCAGCTTAACAACCTTCAACAACTCAACTTGGCTTTTAATGATTTTTCTGGTTCTTTGATGCATGCTGAAATTGGTAATCTTGTGAGTCTCACACATCTTAATTTATCAAACACTGGTATTAGTGGTAATATTCCCTACACAATCTCTTACTTGTCAAAATTAGTATCACTTGATCTCAGCAATAACGGGTACATGAGCCTGAAACTTGATCCATTCACATGGAAGAAACTCATTCATAACGCTACAAATTTAAGAGAGCTTCATTTGGAAGATGTGAATATGACTTCCATAAGAGAGAGTTCTTTGTTGCTTCTAAAGAACTTGTCGTCCTCTTTGGTCTCTCTTAATCTAGCATCCACTGAGTTGCAAGGAAATTTGTCAAGTGACCTCTTCTATTTACCTAATCTAAAAGTATTAGATTTGTCATATAATTATTACCTTGGCGGTCAACTTCCAAAGACCAATTGGACCAGTCCTTTGAGGTACTTGGACCTATCTTCCACCACTTTGTCAGGTGAAATTCCTTATTCTATAGGCCAGTTGAAATATCTTACTCAATTAGTTCTTTCATATTGTAATTTTGATGGGTTGGTTCCTCCATCCTTGTGGAACCTCACTAAACTCAAATACTTGGACCTTAGTTACAATAATCTTGAAGGTGAGATCTCCAATGTTTTTGGTCCCTTGCCAACCTCATGCATCAAGAACTTTCAAGGAATGAAGAATTTGAATGTCACTCAAACTGGTTTGCAATACATGATGGGTAATTACAAAAACTACAATGAATCTGTGGTGGTTATAATGAAAGGTTTTTTTATGAATCTAACAAGGATATTGACTAGTTTCACAACTATTGATTTATCAAATAACATGTTTGAAGGTGAAATTCCAGAAGTCATTGGAGAATTAAATTCTCTCATAGGCCTTAACCTTTCAAACAATGGAATCACTGGTACCATTCCAAAATCTCTTggtaatttgataaatttggaGTGGTTGGACCTGTCAAGGAATCATTTGACAGGTGAGATTCCTGAGAGTTTGTCAAATTTGACTTTCCTGTGTTTCTTGAACCTTTCACAAAACCAGCTTGAGGGAATCATACCTACAGGTAAACAGTTTGACACATTTGGAAATGTTTCATATGAAGGAAATGCAATGTTGTGTGGATTGCCATTGTCTAAATCATGCAAAAATGACAAATATCAGCTACCACAATCAACATCTAATGATGAAGAGGAAACAGGTTTTGGATTTGGATGGAAATCAGTAGCAATAGGATATGGATGTGGTGCAGTATTTGGAGTGTTGTTGGGATATAATGTGTTTTTGACAGGTAAACCAAGATGTCTTGCaacttttattgaaaatatGTTTCGCATAAGACTGAAAAGGACACATTACAGAGCTGGTGCAAATCATAGAGGAATTAACTAA